One Hydractinia symbiolongicarpus strain clone_291-10 chromosome 7, HSymV2.1, whole genome shotgun sequence genomic window, CTATTTTCAGCTTTACTTATCGCAGAAATTGGTTTCTTTGGTATAACAAGAAAGTGAACAGGTGCCTGAGGATTTATATCTTTAAACGCTAAGCATAAATCATCCTCGTGTACGATATCTGCTGGAATTTCTCTCCTAATTATTTTACCAAAAATTGTATCTCCTCCTACTTTATCAGCCATCTTGGCAAACAGCGTGTGACAACCAACACGAATTGCTTGAGATCCGATATTGTGTCGTACCCGAATCGGGATGTGTTGTTCtctccccccctccccccccccccccccccccttcgcCATTGCAATCTTCTTTATCCGTTTTCGATAAAATATGTTTtccttgaaaaaagtaaaaaatattaattattttaataagttaaaaaatataacaaatataattttgttttttcgtaAGATAAGGGGACATTCAGGACTACAAATACCTGTATGATTTGCTTTGTTCTTCTGGGACAAGGTTGAAGACAGCTACATGATCAAACATTGCTAACAAGGTTGATAGTTTCCTGACCTTTGGGCGGTCagaacaaagtcggtaaaaatatatcgcatttgttattttatgCATATACTAATGCTTCTTGTTTCTGTGGCACGACTATTATCCCGCGCGCACACACAAACAGAGGAGGGGTATTTATACAGCAGACATACGCGAAATTTAGcttagcaaaaatttattctctTAAGGTGAAGAAtgcaacaacctcgtccccaggattttCCCTTTTTCTTGAGAGGTTGAGAGTGTGCGACAGCGTAATATTAATATGAAAAAGTATGATAAATAAGATGATGTTAACATTGTTTCTAGGATAGCAGGAAGACTTTGGAGagcaaataaaaacatgtcTATATCTCCATACTCATGTACAATTAAAAATTCTTTACGCCGCGTGCAGTCATTTACTAGCATTTACTACTACGACAATTACTAAGTAATACCTCATCGAAAATGAACTTCAAACTCGGGTCTCTTTTAtgtgaaataatttttacaattcaAAGGGTTTAGGTTTAAACGACTTGACAAACTATCATGGTATGGCTTTATCTCACAGCGTTTGCAGTGTATCATAGCAAGCTCTCACAATATAACATATTGATTTTTTGCAAGTGGGAACAATAATCTCATGGAACGTCCATTTATATTGAGAGAGCTgtatttaaatgttttatagTCCATACggttttaaaaatatctgaTATGAGTAAGGATATATGACGAATCAGTTGAGATCGGACATTTGGTAGACAGCATAGGCGATCAGACAAGTGAGAGATTAAAATCCTGGTTTGGTTTCGGAGACGACACTGCATTTTCTCATAGGAATTTTAAATGATTCTTTTGTATATTTCCAGGACTCTTTCCTGTAGTTCTTTCTCGAATTCCGATACAAATTTCATTCCTTACACATTAGAGTTATCA contains:
- the LOC130649337 gene encoding adenosine 5'-monophosphoramidase HINT1-like, producing the protein MADKVGGDTIFGKIIRREIPADIVHEDDLCLAFKDINPQAPVHFLVIPKKPISAISKAENSDKELLGHLMLTAAKVAKDLKLDDGYRIVVNDGSNGGQEVFHIHLHVLGGRQLVWPPG